In Haloimpatiens massiliensis, the following are encoded in one genomic region:
- a CDS encoding nitroreductase family protein — translation MDIIEAIYKRRSIRNYLDKKVEKDTIMTLLKAATAAPTAANCQPWEFIVVDDTKKLSELKDKLNFARYNAPAVIVVCGNMKLAFKGPGKDMWVQDCSAAIENILIAATSMGLGSVWIGVYPIESNIKPVKKLLNIPEHVTPLGIVYLGYPAERKEARTRLDEKRVYWQEYEPSRKHRTKDKPIIGHY, via the coding sequence TTGGACATAATTGAAGCTATTTATAAAAGAAGGAGTATACGAAACTATTTAGATAAAAAAGTTGAAAAAGATACGATTATGACTTTATTAAAAGCTGCTACAGCAGCACCAACAGCAGCAAATTGTCAGCCGTGGGAATTCATAGTTGTTGATGATACAAAGAAACTTTCAGAACTAAAAGACAAATTAAATTTTGCAAGGTACAATGCACCTGCTGTTATTGTCGTATGTGGTAATATGAAATTAGCATTTAAAGGTCCTGGTAAAGATATGTGGGTTCAAGATTGTAGTGCCGCAATAGAAAATATTTTAATTGCAGCAACAAGTATGGGACTTGGTTCAGTTTGGATAGGTGTATATCCTATTGAAAGTAATATAAAGCCAGTAAAAAAGCTACTCAATATACCAGAGCATGTTACCCCTCTTGGTATTGTATACCTTGGATATCCTGCTGAGAGAAAAGAAGCGAGAACGCGATTGGATGAAAAAAGAGTGTATTGGCAGGAATATGAACCTAGTCGTAAACATAGGACAAAAGATAAGCCTATTATAGGACATTATTAG
- a CDS encoding sugar nucleotide-binding protein: MKLLIIGASGYLGNTVYKKLKEFRSDDIYGTCCNFNNQELLQVNVLDKLDIKKLLSFEPDVIIWSIYNVDEEISLSKIGLSSIVNSISKDVRLIYVSTTVGRGKDQTENVTPHKRMPNEYLPQYINGKIEGESIAKKHPNHVIIRPGSIYGYDYDGKMDSRMKKLLEISKTGENYSRTANMYASFVNVQDLADAIIELAYNNFTGIINISGEKPVSHYDFNIYLAKLMNIDASFIIPDYKPKEIYRNLNNNKRKLLLKTLIRDI, encoded by the coding sequence ATGAAATTATTGATAATAGGAGCAAGTGGTTATTTGGGAAACACAGTATATAAAAAACTTAAGGAGTTCAGAAGTGATGATATCTATGGAACTTGTTGCAACTTCAATAATCAGGAGCTTTTACAAGTTAATGTATTAGATAAATTGGATATAAAGAAATTACTTTCATTTGAACCAGATGTAATTATTTGGAGTATTTATAATGTAGATGAAGAAATTTCCTTATCAAAAATAGGTTTAAGTAGCATAGTAAATAGTATTTCTAAAGATGTACGCTTGATTTATGTTTCTACCACCGTTGGGAGAGGAAAGGATCAGACTGAAAATGTAACTCCACATAAACGTATGCCTAATGAATATTTGCCCCAATATATTAATGGCAAAATTGAAGGTGAAAGTATAGCAAAAAAACATCCTAACCATGTAATTATAAGACCTGGAAGTATCTATGGCTATGACTATGATGGTAAAATGGATTCTAGAATGAAAAAACTTCTTGAGATTTCAAAAACAGGTGAAAATTATTCAAGAACAGCAAATATGTACGCTAGTTTTGTTAATGTTCAAGACCTTGCAGATGCAATAATTGAACTTGCATACAATAATTTTACAGGAATAATAAATATATCTGGTGAAAAACCAGTAAGTCATTACGATTTTAATATATATTTAGCAAAATTAATGAATATTGATGCAAGTTTTATAATACCTGACTATAAGCCAAAAGAAATCTATCGTAATTTAAATAACAACAAAAGAAAACTTTTACTTAAAACTTTAATACGAGATATTTGA
- a CDS encoding GNAT family N-acetyltransferase has product MIKTICNIEEVIDFAWELSQDNLNASYPRKESIIELKEYIEKFVSDDSKNVLACYHQGVLCGICLYFWITDEKYAQTKVFLIRDDYEQIAEEFINYISNQLAGYQFLITGIPFTNKNANEYFKKKNIECIEASIVTRICNLEFHTNQRNDCVEEINKNIFEEYARFHDEHAIPLEMYYNAKNLKIDIDRFRIFAFRHDEEIHGSIFAKIVKEDAEVFGLFIDEKYKNKGIESILINKMLTQLYNEFGAIKEIVYFIDENSTDELNSALAAGFEVQAKYRCYKCTL; this is encoded by the coding sequence TTGATAAAAACAATTTGTAATATTGAGGAAGTAATTGATTTCGCATGGGAATTGAGTCAGGATAACCTAAATGCGAGCTATCCAAGAAAGGAATCAATTATAGAGCTTAAAGAATATATTGAAAAATTTGTAAGTGATGACAGCAAAAATGTACTAGCTTGCTATCATCAAGGTGTATTGTGTGGAATTTGTCTTTATTTTTGGATAACTGATGAAAAGTATGCTCAAACAAAGGTATTTTTAATTAGAGATGATTATGAGCAAATTGCAGAAGAATTTATTAATTATATAAGTAATCAATTAGCTGGATATCAATTTCTTATAACTGGAATACCTTTTACCAATAAAAATGCAAATGAATATTTTAAGAAAAAAAATATTGAGTGTATTGAAGCAAGCATTGTTACAAGAATATGTAATTTGGAATTCCATACGAATCAAAGGAATGATTGTGTAGAGGAAATTAACAAAAACATTTTTGAGGAATACGCTAGGTTCCATGATGAACACGCTATTCCTTTAGAAATGTATTATAATGCCAAAAATTTAAAAATAGATATAGATCGCTTTCGAATATTTGCTTTTAGGCACGATGAAGAGATACACGGGAGCATTTTTGCTAAAATAGTTAAAGAAGATGCAGAAGTATTTGGATTGTTTATAGATGAGAAATACAAAAATAAGGGCATTGAAAGTATATTAATTAATAAAATGCTTACACAATTATATAATGAATTTGGTGCAATAAAAGAAATTGTATATTTTATTGATGAAAATTCTACTGATGAATTAAATTCAGCATTAGCTGCAGGTTTTGAAGTTCAAGCTAAATATAGGTGTTACAAATGTACACTTTAG
- a CDS encoding GNAT family N-acetyltransferase — protein MELVPVTKEHMDFICDEESNSKLWCYEEYVEISKEHIQERFTKRIEENDVFDFIVKRSSDGAQMGVVYIWQCSSTRKSWEIGYVILPEFQGNGYCLESAKLLLSFAFNELNAHKVIGMCHCDNLKSTSVMQKAGMSKQGVFREEYKCRGKWVDQFYFSILEREYHRIYKES, from the coding sequence ATTGAACTTGTTCCTGTAACAAAGGAACATATGGATTTTATATGTGATGAAGAAAGTAATTCAAAATTATGGTGTTATGAAGAATATGTTGAAATTAGCAAGGAACATATTCAAGAAAGATTTACTAAAAGAATTGAAGAAAACGATGTTTTTGATTTTATTGTTAAACGAAGTTCAGATGGTGCACAGATGGGAGTAGTTTATATATGGCAATGTAGTTCCACACGTAAAAGCTGGGAAATTGGATATGTTATCTTACCAGAGTTTCAAGGTAATGGATATTGTTTAGAAAGTGCTAAGCTTTTATTATCCTTTGCGTTTAATGAATTAAATGCTCATAAAGTTATAGGTATGTGCCATTGTGATAATCTCAAATCAACATCTGTAATGCAAAAAGCAGGAATGTCAAAACAAGGTGTGTTTAGAGAAGAATATAAATGTAGAGGTAAATGGGTAGACCAATTTTATTTTAGCATTTTAGAGCGGGAATATCATAGAATTTATAAAGAAAGCTAG
- a CDS encoding zinc dependent phospholipase C family protein has protein sequence MPGTITHLTIANRIINTLPDGVITNKGLFYAGSIAPDSIHRREGFVRADKKHSHMRDTIADVDFGNRENLAMLPRMF, from the coding sequence ATGCCCGGTACTATAACACATTTGACAATTGCCAATAGAATAATAAATACATTACCCGATGGAGTAATTACAAATAAAGGACTGTTTTATGCAGGTTCAATAGCTCCTGATTCAATTCATAGAAGAGAAGGATTTGTAAGAGCAGATAAGAAACACTCACACATGAGAGATACTATTGCAGATGTAGATTTTGGTAATAGAGAAAACCTTGCAATGTTGCCAAGAATGTTTTAA
- a CDS encoding FusB/FusC family EF-G-binding protein codes for MEAFIKKYEYNYIKKCLRDLNSAFRNCVDTNVIEVSKAYIHDKILSLFTNLSDEERELLDISKINDPTQIDKYLDELNEYVYGMPSITKPKIIKLFRKEKNLKLPKPSLQDSKNVYLGWIDETNRKLFLIYNMDGKFVGMVCKIPSHNSNNTNMCSLCNHVGSENEVAFVSAICKTKGNYKSLGFNICLDSQKCNERIVSIEKLEKILKDVNNIK; via the coding sequence ATGGAGGCTTTTATAAAAAAATATGAATATAACTATATAAAGAAATGTTTACGGGATTTAAATAGTGCTTTCAGAAATTGTGTAGATACTAATGTTATTGAAGTAAGTAAAGCATACATACATGATAAAATACTAAGCCTTTTTACAAATTTATCTGATGAAGAAAGAGAGCTGCTTGATATTAGTAAGATAAATGATCCCACACAGATTGACAAGTATTTAGACGAGTTAAACGAATATGTATATGGAATGCCAAGTATTACAAAACCTAAAATTATTAAATTGTTTAGAAAGGAAAAAAATTTAAAATTGCCAAAGCCAAGTCTACAGGATTCAAAAAATGTGTATTTAGGCTGGATTGATGAAACCAATAGAAAATTATTTTTAATTTACAATATGGATGGTAAATTTGTAGGTATGGTATGTAAAATTCCAAGTCATAATTCTAACAATACTAATATGTGTTCCCTTTGTAATCATGTAGGTTCTGAAAATGAGGTGGCTTTTGTCTCAGCTATTTGTAAAACAAAAGGTAACTACAAGTCACTAGGATTTAATATATGTTTAGATAGTCAGAAGTGTAATGAGCGAATTGTATCTATAGAAAAGCTTGAGAAAATCTTAAAAGATGTTAACAATATAAAATAA
- a CDS encoding CD3324 family protein, producing MSILCFNTMIKKQRSKEMKYAKAQDVLPEKIVKIIQEYVDGKYLYVPRKNENHKAWGEKSGIKNSLKARNSEIYKKYINGATINALTKEYYLSEKSIRRIITQEKDLYS from the coding sequence TTGAGTATTCTTTGCTTTAACACTATGATAAAAAAGCAGAGGAGTAAGGAAATGAAGTATGCAAAAGCGCAAGATGTGTTACCTGAGAAAATTGTTAAAATAATACAAGAATATGTAGACGGAAAATATCTTTATGTACCCAGGAAAAATGAAAACCATAAAGCCTGGGGAGAAAAAAGTGGTATAAAGAATAGTCTTAAGGCTAGAAATAGTGAAATTTATAAAAAATACATTAATGGTGCTACTATTAATGCATTAACTAAAGAATATTACCTGTCAGAAAAGAGTATAAGAAGAATAATAACTCAAGAGAAAGATTTATACTCATAA
- the aac(6') gene encoding aminoglycoside 6'-N-acetyltransferase, with the protein MFIAYSDNISVGVAQCGLRKDYVEGTDSTPVGYLEGIYVIEEFRNKSIASMLCQSCEKWAMEIGCTEFASDCELTNRESLEFHLAIGFAEANRIICFTKKLIK; encoded by the coding sequence ATATTTATAGCCTATAGTGATAATATTTCAGTAGGTGTTGCTCAATGTGGATTAAGAAAAGACTATGTTGAGGGGACAGACAGTACTCCGGTGGGATATTTAGAAGGTATTTATGTAATTGAGGAGTTTCGTAACAAGAGTATAGCCAGTATGTTATGCCAATCGTGTGAAAAGTGGGCAATGGAAATAGGATGTACAGAATTTGCTAGTGATTGTGAATTGACTAATAGAGAAAGCCTAGAATTTCACTTGGCTATAGGTTTTGCTGAAGCTAATAGAATTATTTGTTTCACAAAAAAATTAATCAAATAA
- a CDS encoding GNAT family N-acetyltransferase encodes MSLTLLSYRRKCYGYKAFLLGLNYCYRELKLRKVWAGCYESNLASQRILEKIGFVRDRSEDTSEVDAFNGAEIKQLTYVLSYKNFLKIYKSLSGDS; translated from the coding sequence ATGAGCCTGACCTTGCTATCATATAGAAGAAAATGTTATGGGTATAAGGCGTTTCTATTAGGACTTAACTATTGCTATAGAGAGTTAAAACTTCGAAAAGTTTGGGCTGGATGCTATGAAAGTAATTTAGCAAGTCAAAGGATACTTGAAAAAATAGGATTTGTCAGAGATAGAAGTGAAGATACATCTGAAGTAGATGCATTCAATGGTGCTGAAATTAAACAGTTAACTTATGTTTTAAGTTATAAAAACTTTCTAAAGATATATAAAAGTTTAAGTGGTGATTCGTAA
- a CDS encoding alpha/beta fold hydrolase has product MIKLSTIKGRKIEYLITGSGENTVVIMLGMGCSMYAWLDIADEISKYAKVIIIHRPGVGNSELHHEGSNTLIAAKDLYSLLTELNINEKVILVGHSYGGLCVQHFARLYPEKVESVLLVESASMYREDKFDKLECPISNKTDSDEIYLKLWTRYSKYTKDKLIEEIKPELSKEELKQPLDIQNELLDFYVRPEIYVNQLSELIDLRSTAGNMNTSGNFPNCPLIILIQDPAYSIKEMVEEGVPKIEAERIVELSQKLSYGLKELSNNSKCTIVKDSNHCINETRPDAVIDSIKELLFI; this is encoded by the coding sequence ATGATTAAACTATCAACCATTAAAGGAAGAAAAATAGAATATTTAATTACTGGGAGTGGAGAGAACACTGTAGTTATTATGCTTGGAATGGGATGCAGCATGTATGCTTGGTTAGATATTGCAGATGAAATATCTAAATATGCAAAGGTTATCATAATACACAGACCTGGTGTTGGAAATAGCGAACTACACCATGAAGGTAGTAATACATTGATAGCTGCCAAGGATTTATATTCATTATTAACTGAACTGAATATAAATGAAAAAGTTATATTAGTAGGGCATTCCTATGGAGGACTATGTGTTCAGCATTTTGCAAGATTGTATCCAGAAAAAGTAGAAAGTGTATTACTTGTTGAATCAGCATCAATGTATAGAGAAGATAAATTTGATAAATTAGAATGCCCTATATCAAATAAAACCGATTCAGATGAAATTTATTTAAAATTGTGGACAAGGTATTCTAAATATACTAAAGATAAATTAATAGAAGAAATAAAGCCAGAGCTATCAAAGGAAGAATTAAAGCAGCCTTTGGATATTCAAAATGAGCTTTTAGACTTTTACGTAAGACCTGAAATATATGTAAATCAACTTTCTGAATTAATTGATTTAAGAAGTACTGCAGGGAATATGAATACTTCAGGAAATTTTCCTAATTGTCCATTAATAATATTAATTCAAGATCCAGCGTACTCCATTAAAGAAATGGTGGAAGAAGGAGTACCTAAAATAGAGGCTGAAAGAATTGTGGAATTATCTCAAAAGTTATCTTACGGATTAAAAGAGCTATCTAATAATAGCAAATGCACAATTGTTAAAGATAGTAATCATTGTATAAACGAAACTAGGCCTGATGCAGTTATTGATTCCATAAAAGAATTATTATTTATTTAA
- a CDS encoding M1 family aminopeptidase has product MNLFNHNFRRFTCEENDTIFIQESTFSSKKNMNQIIHEFTHLGWNAKAEGTVSRSRFFDEAFTSYYEMPIMNTLERNEHYLDLYSKTWNEQMNSGKYKEIPIHKFGEYEYGDLSYTAGAICLYELTNIISENIFDNITTQFLNEFKNKPTTFEDFCNFYIDKATNDKKQSVKKLFDDWIYSCEGFKKYIKNT; this is encoded by the coding sequence TTGAATTTATTTAATCATAACTTTAGAAGATTCACCTGTGAAGAAAATGACACAATATTTATACAAGAATCTACTTTTTCTTCAAAAAAGAACATGAATCAAATTATACATGAATTTACTCATCTTGGATGGAATGCAAAAGCTGAAGGAACTGTTAGCCGTTCACGCTTTTTCGATGAAGCTTTTACAAGTTATTATGAAATGCCAATTATGAATACACTAGAGAGAAATGAACATTATTTAGATTTATATTCTAAAACTTGGAATGAACAAATGAACTCTGGCAAATATAAAGAAATTCCAATTCATAAGTTTGGTGAATATGAATATGGTGATTTAAGCTATACTGCAGGAGCTATATGTTTATATGAATTAACTAATATCATTAGTGAAAACATCTTTGATAATATAACCACGCAATTCTTAAACGAGTTTAAAAATAAGCCTACAACTTTTGAGGATTTCTGCAATTTTTATATTGATAAGGCTACAAATGATAAAAAACAAAGTGTAAAAAAACTATTTGATGATTGGATATACTCATGTGAAGGATTTAAAAAGTATATAAAGAATACTTAA
- a CDS encoding GNAT family N-acetyltransferase → MSGVVCVTIYGHESEKGAVLWVREIAVRPEYQRRGIAKKLLNQALSYGKYYGAKRAFLMADECNEGAIKLYESMGFMANKNEAENDMILGN, encoded by the coding sequence ATTTCAGGAGTTGTTTGCGTAACAATCTATGGGCATGAAAGTGAAAAAGGTGCAGTATTATGGGTACGTGAAATAGCTGTACGTCCAGAATATCAGCGAAGGGGAATAGCAAAAAAATTATTAAATCAAGCATTATCTTATGGAAAATATTACGGAGCTAAAAGGGCATTCCTTATGGCAGATGAGTGTAATGAGGGCGCAATAAAATTATACGAAAGCATGGGCTTTATGGCAAACAAAAATGAAGCTGAAAATGATATGATACTGGGAAACTAA
- a CDS encoding response regulator transcription factor — protein sequence MKKIMIIEDDLDLAKSLKEYLINQSFKVIYLDNLENYMEEIVEFKPNLILLDINLRNMNGFSICQKVRKQNKIPIVFVTGRDSDIDEIKGITAGGDDYIRKPFSKDVLLARINRILSYQSYEYINEMIICNVVLNISKNAVIHRETKEEVELSKNEFRILYYLGLHQNQVIDKNRLINYLWDNNLYIDENALYVNMSRLRKKLKSIGADDLITTIPSKGFSICNKIFIFSKIKNYKKLFIFYSCNIVFIFYRYKQECSYTSFFNFFNLFYHKSWL from the coding sequence TTGAAAAAGATTATGATTATTGAAGATGATTTGGATTTAGCAAAATCACTAAAAGAATATTTGATTAATCAAAGTTTCAAAGTCATATATTTGGATAATTTAGAAAACTATATGGAAGAAATAGTTGAATTCAAACCTAATTTAATTTTGTTAGATATAAACTTAAGAAATATGAATGGTTTTTCTATTTGCCAAAAAGTAAGAAAACAAAATAAAATTCCTATAGTTTTTGTTACAGGTAGAGATAGTGATATAGATGAGATAAAGGGAATTACTGCTGGTGGAGATGATTATATTCGAAAGCCTTTCTCAAAAGATGTTCTTTTAGCTCGCATAAATAGAATATTAAGTTATCAATCCTATGAATATATTAACGAGATGATTATCTGCAATGTTGTTTTAAACATTAGCAAGAATGCTGTCATCCATAGAGAAACAAAAGAAGAAGTAGAATTATCAAAAAATGAATTTAGGATTTTATATTATTTAGGACTCCATCAAAATCAAGTCATTGATAAAAATAGATTGATCAATTATTTGTGGGATAATAATCTGTATATTGACGAAAATGCCTTATATGTTAATATGTCAAGATTAAGAAAAAAACTAAAGTCCATTGGTGCCGATGATCTTATCACTACTATACCCTCTAAGGGGTTTTCTATATGTAACAAGATATTTATCTTTTCAAAAATCAAGAATTACAAAAAACTGTTTATATTTTATTCTTGTAATATTGTTTTTATATTTTACAGGTACAAACAAGAGTGTTCTTATACTAGTTTCTTTAATTTCTTTAATCTTTTTTATCATAAATCTTGGCTTTGA